One window from the genome of Candidatus Polarisedimenticolia bacterium encodes:
- a CDS encoding lipid-binding SYLF domain-containing protein, translating into HLLKDRFTLGGDAAAVAGPVGRTAKAATDAQLHAQILSWSRSRGVFLGAALEGAVVKPDTEANATFYGTPVTAHELLLDHSVPTPASAAPFVKVASRYSRPERG; encoded by the coding sequence CACCTCCTCAAGGACCGGTTCACGCTGGGGGGTGACGCGGCCGCGGTTGCAGGCCCGGTCGGGCGAACGGCGAAGGCCGCCACCGACGCCCAGTTGCACGCCCAGATCCTGTCGTGGTCCCGCTCACGAGGCGTCTTCCTCGGGGCCGCCCTCGAGGGCGCGGTCGTGAAGCCGGACACGGAAGCCAACGCGACGTTCTATGGGACCCCCGTGACGGCGCACGAGCTCCTGCTGGACCACTCCGTTCCCACGCCGGCCTCCGCGGCGCCGTTCGTGAAAGTCGCGTCGAGGTACTCCCGCCCCGAGCGCGGGTAG
- a CDS encoding ATP-binding protein gives MTLGTRLILYLAGPLILVMVLFGYIDQRKSRELLQDELAREGRALALTVQIALEDALRDGQIEDVRALIDKVTGYERVLGLRIFDKQGTVIYDPPHLKPYPFLAAEALRTALEKGTPSATPGRLDDQLVLTFIVPLRDTKGQILGALQLLQLESYIEEDARAARNSIMTLTTLMILVTTGIVFLVTRVSVARPIADLASSFREVGSGDLRARVPVRRTDEFGRLAQEFNGMCQRLEASQRFLVEEQEERRRMEARMRHAERLAAIGRLAAGLAHEIGTPLNIIGGRAERLLRSMGENEPATRSLKIICAQMERIARIVRDMLEFARMREPRLAKTDLAPILARVLELLGQKFEEGRVRVVANLTGGAGAVLTDADQIHQVFLNLGTNALDAMPHGGTLRVSAQRVVRTHPEGNGDPQPFIAVAFEDTGTGIAPEDLNHVFDPFFTTKDVGRGTGLGLSVSYGIVREHGGFFDIESEPGRGTRLTVCLPEVSPQAGALPRDMAS, from the coding sequence ATGACACTGGGCACGAGGCTCATTCTCTATCTCGCGGGTCCCCTCATCCTGGTGATGGTCCTGTTCGGTTACATCGACCAGCGCAAGAGCCGCGAGCTCCTCCAGGATGAGCTCGCCCGCGAAGGGCGCGCCCTGGCCCTGACGGTCCAGATCGCCCTGGAGGACGCCTTGCGCGACGGGCAGATCGAGGACGTGCGCGCCCTGATCGACAAGGTCACGGGGTACGAGCGGGTCCTTGGACTGCGGATCTTCGACAAGCAGGGGACGGTCATCTACGATCCCCCCCACCTGAAGCCCTATCCTTTTCTTGCGGCCGAGGCCCTGCGCACCGCCCTGGAGAAGGGGACCCCCTCCGCGACCCCCGGCCGTCTCGACGATCAGCTCGTCCTGACGTTCATCGTGCCGCTGCGCGACACCAAGGGACAGATCCTCGGCGCCCTGCAGCTTCTCCAGCTCGAGTCGTACATCGAGGAGGACGCGCGCGCCGCACGCAACTCGATCATGACGCTGACGACGCTCATGATCCTGGTCACGACCGGCATCGTCTTCCTGGTGACCCGTGTCAGCGTGGCGCGGCCGATCGCGGACCTGGCCTCGAGCTTTCGCGAGGTCGGCTCGGGGGACCTGCGCGCCCGCGTGCCGGTGCGCCGCACCGACGAGTTCGGCCGGCTGGCGCAGGAATTCAACGGCATGTGCCAGCGCCTGGAGGCGTCGCAGCGTTTCCTGGTGGAGGAGCAGGAGGAGCGGCGGCGGATGGAGGCGCGCATGCGCCACGCCGAGCGTCTGGCCGCGATCGGCCGCCTGGCGGCCGGGCTGGCTCACGAGATCGGCACGCCCTTGAACATCATCGGCGGAAGGGCCGAGCGGCTGTTGCGCTCCATGGGCGAGAACGAGCCGGCGACGCGCAGCCTGAAGATCATCTGCGCGCAGATGGAGCGGATCGCGCGGATCGTCCGCGACATGCTGGAGTTCGCGCGCATGCGCGAGCCGCGTCTGGCGAAGACCGATCTCGCCCCGATCCTCGCCAGGGTCCTCGAGCTCCTCGGGCAGAAGTTCGAGGAGGGAAGGGTGCGGGTCGTCGCGAACCTGACCGGAGGCGCCGGGGCGGTCCTGACCGACGCCGATCAGATCCATCAGGTCTTCCTGAACCTGGGCACCAACGCGCTGGATGCGATGCCGCACGGCGGGACCCTGCGGGTTTCGGCGCAACGCGTCGTCAGGACGCACCCCGAAGGGAACGGCGACCCGCAGCCGTTCATCGCCGTCGCGTTCGAGGACACCGGGACGGGTATTGCGCCGGAGGACCTGAATCACGTGTTCGACCCGTTCTTCACCACCAAGGACGTCGGCCGCGGGACCGGCCTGGGGTTGTCGGTCTCCTACGGCATCGTGCGCGAGCACGGCGGCTTCTTCGACATCGAGAGCGAGCCCGGACGCGGGACCCGGCTGACCGTGTGCCTGCCCGAGGTCTCGCCGCAGGCCGGCGCGCTCCCCAGGGACATGGCGTCGTGA